A portion of the Pseudomonas sp. GR 6-02 genome contains these proteins:
- the bfr gene encoding bacterioferritin: MQGHPDVIDYLNTLLTGELAARDQYFIHSRMYEDWGFTELYERINHEMEEEAQHADALMRRILMLEGTPRMRPDDLDVGTTVPDMLAADLRLEYKVRAALCKGIELCERHKDYVTREILRIQLNDTEEDHTYWLEKQLGLIKLIGLENYLQSQF; encoded by the coding sequence ATGCAAGGTCACCCAGACGTAATCGATTACCTCAACACGTTGCTGACAGGCGAACTGGCAGCGCGTGATCAATATTTCATCCATTCGCGGATGTACGAGGACTGGGGGTTCACCGAGCTCTACGAACGTATCAACCACGAGATGGAAGAAGAGGCTCAGCACGCTGATGCGCTGATGCGTCGGATCCTGATGCTCGAAGGTACGCCGCGCATGCGTCCGGACGATCTCGATGTCGGCACCACCGTGCCGGACATGCTCGCCGCTGACCTGCGTCTGGAATATAAAGTTCGTGCAGCTCTGTGCAAAGGCATCGAGCTTTGCGAGCGGCACAAGGACTATGTCACCCGCGAGATCTTGCGCATTCAGCTGAACGACACCGAGGAAGATCACACCTATTGGCTGGAGAAACAGCTGGGTTTGATCAAGTTGATCGGATTGGAGAATTACCTGCAATCGCAGTTCTGA
- the rpsD gene encoding 30S ribosomal protein S4 translates to MARYIGPKCKLARREGTDLFLKSGVRAIESKCNIEAAPGIHGQRRGRQSDYGTQLREKQKVRRIYGVLERQFSGYYKEAAGKKGATGENLLQLLECRLDNVVYRMGFGSTRAESRQLVSHKSISVNGQTVNVPSYQVRAGDVVAVREKAKNQLRIVQALDLCAQRGRVEWVEVDTEKKSGVFKNVPARSDLSADINESLIVELYSK, encoded by the coding sequence ATGGCTCGTTACATTGGTCCAAAATGCAAACTCGCTCGTCGCGAAGGCACCGATCTCTTTCTGAAGAGCGGCGTGCGCGCGATCGAATCGAAGTGCAACATCGAAGCAGCACCTGGTATCCACGGCCAACGCCGCGGTCGCCAGTCCGACTACGGCACCCAACTGCGTGAAAAGCAGAAGGTCCGTCGTATCTACGGCGTTCTCGAGCGTCAATTCAGCGGCTACTACAAAGAAGCTGCTGGCAAGAAAGGCGCAACTGGCGAAAACCTGTTGCAACTGCTCGAATGCCGTCTGGACAACGTTGTATACCGTATGGGTTTTGGCTCTACTCGTGCCGAATCCCGTCAGCTGGTATCGCACAAGTCGATCAGCGTTAACGGTCAGACCGTAAACGTTCCGTCCTACCAGGTTCGTGCTGGTGACGTGGTCGCAGTTCGCGAGAAAGCAAAGAACCAACTTCGCATTGTCCAAGCTCTCGATCTGTGTGCCCAACGTGGCCGCGTAGAATGGGTAGAAGTAGACACTGAGAAGAAGTCGGGCGTTTTCAAGAACGTTCCTGCTCGCAGTGATCTGTCCGCCGACATCAACGAAAGCCTGATTGTCGAGCTCTACTCCAAGTAA
- the uvrA gene encoding excinuclease ABC subunit UvrA, producing the protein MDKILIRGARTHNLKNIDLTLPRDKLIVITGLSGSGKSSLAFDTLYAEGQRRYVESLSAYARQFLSMMEKPDVDTIEGLSPAISIEQKSTSHNPRSTVGTITEIYDYLRLLYARVGIPRCPDHDIPLEAQTVSQMVDLVLAQPEGSKLMLLAPVIRERKGEHLSVFEELRAQGFVRARVNGKLCELDELPKLDKQKKHSIDVVVDRFKVRADLQQRLAESFETALKLADGIALVAPMDDEPGEEIIFSARFACPICGHAISELEPKLFSFNNPAGACPTCDGLGVKQFFDTKRLVNSELTLAEGAIRGWDRRNVYYFQMLGSLAAHYKFSLEVPFNELPADQQKFILHGSGSQNVDFKYLNDRGDIVKRSHPFEGIVPNLERRYRETESASVREELAKFLSTQPCPDCRGTRLRREARHVWVGEKTLPAVTNLPIGDACEYFGVLKLTGRRGEIADKILKEIRERLQFLVNVGLDYLSLDRSADTLSGGEAQRIRLASQIGAGLVGVLYILDEPSIGLHQRDNDRLLGTLKHLRDIGNTVIVVEHDEDAIRLADYVVDIGPGAGVHGGHIVAEGTPDEVMAHPDSLTGKYLSGRVKIAVPAKRTPRNKKLSLSLKGARGNNLRNVDLEIPIGLLTCVTGVSGSGKSTLINNTLFPLSATALNGATTLEAAAHDSIKGLEHLDKVVDIDQSPIGRTPRSNPATYTGLFTPIRELFAGVPESRSRGYGPGRFSFNVKGGRCEACQGDGLIKVEMHFLPDIYVPCDVCKSKRYNRETLEIKYKGKSIHETLEMTIEEARVFFDAVPALARKLQTLMDVGLSYIKLGQSATTLSGGEAQRVKLSRELSKRDTGKTLYILDEPTTGLHFADIQQLLDVLHRLRDHGNTVVVIEHNLDVIKTADWLVDLGPEGGSKGGQIIAVGTPEDVSEMKQSHTGYYLKPLLARDKA; encoded by the coding sequence TTGGACAAGATCCTGATTCGTGGGGCCCGAACCCACAACCTGAAGAACATCGACCTGACCCTGCCACGGGACAAACTGATCGTCATCACCGGCCTGTCCGGATCCGGCAAGTCGTCCCTGGCCTTCGACACGCTGTACGCCGAAGGCCAGCGCCGCTATGTCGAATCGCTGTCGGCCTACGCCCGGCAATTCCTGTCGATGATGGAAAAACCTGACGTCGACACCATCGAAGGTCTGTCGCCAGCGATCTCCATCGAACAGAAGTCGACCTCGCACAACCCGCGCTCGACGGTTGGCACCATTACCGAAATCTACGATTACCTGCGCCTGCTCTACGCTCGCGTCGGTATTCCGCGCTGCCCGGACCACGACATTCCGCTGGAAGCCCAGACCGTCAGCCAGATGGTCGACCTGGTGCTGGCGCAACCGGAAGGCAGCAAACTGATGCTGTTGGCTCCGGTAATCCGCGAGCGCAAGGGTGAGCACCTCTCAGTCTTCGAAGAACTGCGGGCCCAGGGCTTTGTGCGCGCCCGGGTCAACGGCAAGCTCTGTGAGCTGGACGAGTTGCCGAAGCTGGATAAACAGAAGAAGCATTCGATCGATGTCGTGGTCGACCGCTTCAAGGTCCGCGCCGATCTGCAACAACGCCTGGCCGAATCGTTCGAGACCGCGCTGAAACTGGCGGACGGCATCGCTCTGGTGGCGCCAATGGACGACGAGCCCGGCGAAGAAATCATCTTCTCCGCACGCTTTGCCTGCCCGATCTGCGGCCACGCCATCAGCGAGCTGGAACCCAAACTGTTTTCCTTCAACAACCCGGCCGGCGCCTGCCCGACCTGCGATGGTTTGGGGGTTAAACAGTTCTTCGACACCAAACGATTGGTGAACAGTGAACTGACCTTGGCCGAAGGCGCGATCCGCGGCTGGGACCGGCGCAACGTCTATTACTTCCAGATGCTTGGCTCGCTGGCCGCCCACTACAAGTTCAGCCTCGAAGTGCCGTTCAACGAACTGCCGGCCGATCAACAGAAATTCATCCTGCACGGCAGTGGCTCGCAGAACGTCGACTTCAAGTACCTGAACGACCGCGGCGATATCGTCAAACGCTCGCACCCGTTCGAAGGCATCGTGCCGAACCTGGAACGCCGCTACCGCGAAACCGAATCGGCTTCGGTCCGCGAAGAGCTGGCCAAGTTCCTCAGCACCCAGCCTTGCCCGGATTGCCGTGGCACCCGTCTGCGTCGCGAGGCGCGACACGTGTGGGTTGGCGAGAAGACCTTGCCGGCGGTGACCAACTTGCCCATCGGCGATGCCTGCGAATACTTCGGCGTGCTGAAGCTGACCGGCCGCCGTGGCGAAATTGCCGACAAGATCCTCAAGGAAATCCGCGAACGCCTGCAGTTTCTGGTCAACGTTGGCCTGGACTATCTGTCACTGGATCGCAGTGCCGACACGCTGTCCGGCGGTGAGGCCCAGCGCATTCGCCTGGCCAGTCAGATTGGCGCCGGCCTGGTGGGGGTTCTGTACATCCTCGATGAACCGTCAATTGGCCTGCACCAGCGGGACAATGACCGATTGCTCGGCACCCTCAAGCACCTGCGTGACATAGGCAACACGGTCATCGTGGTCGAGCACGACGAAGACGCGATTCGTCTGGCTGACTATGTGGTGGACATTGGCCCGGGCGCAGGTGTGCACGGTGGACATATCGTTGCCGAAGGTACGCCGGACGAAGTCATGGCTCACCCTGATTCGCTGACCGGCAAGTATTTGTCGGGCCGGGTGAAGATCGCCGTTCCAGCCAAACGCACACCCCGTAACAAGAAGCTATCGCTGTCCCTCAAGGGTGCTCGCGGTAACAATTTGCGCAATGTCGATCTGGAGATTCCAATCGGCCTGCTGACCTGCGTGACCGGCGTGTCCGGCTCGGGCAAATCGACGCTGATCAACAACACGTTGTTTCCCTTGAGCGCTACCGCACTCAACGGGGCAACGACCCTGGAAGCGGCGGCTCACGACAGCATCAAGGGCCTTGAGCACCTGGATAAAGTCGTCGACATCGATCAGAGCCCGATCGGTCGCACACCGCGCTCCAACCCGGCGACCTACACCGGCTTGTTCACGCCAATTCGCGAGTTGTTCGCCGGCGTACCGGAATCGCGCTCCCGCGGTTACGGGCCGGGGCGTTTCTCCTTCAACGTGAAGGGCGGACGCTGTGAAGCCTGCCAGGGCGATGGCCTGATCAAAGTGGAGATGCACTTCCTGCCGGACATCTATGTCCCGTGCGACGTCTGCAAGAGCAAGCGCTACAACCGCGAAACCCTTGAGATCAAATACAAGGGCAAGAGCATCCACGAAACCCTCGAGATGACCATCGAGGAAGCCCGGGTGTTCTTCGACGCAGTTCCGGCCTTGGCGCGCAAGCTTCAGACGCTGATGGACGTAGGCCTTTCGTACATCAAGCTGGGACAATCGGCAACGACGCTGTCGGGTGGTGAGGCCCAGCGGGTGAAACTGTCCCGCGAGCTGTCCAAGCGCGATACCGGCAAGACCCTGTATATCCTCGATGAGCCAACTACCGGCCTGCACTTTGCGGATATCCAGCAACTGCTCGATGTTTTGCATCGCTTGCGCGACCATGGCAATACCGTGGTGGTGATCGAACACAACCTGGATGTGATCAAGACCGCCGACTGGTTGGTGGACCTGGGGCCGGAAGGCGGCTCCAAGGGCGGCCAGATTATTGCCGTCGGCACGCCGGAAGACGTGTCCGAGATGAAGCAGTCTCACACTGGCTACTACCTCAAACCACTGCTGGCTCGCGACAAGGCCTGA
- the secY gene encoding preprotein translocase subunit SecY: protein MAKQGALSALGKGGMSELWARLRFLFLAIIVYRIGAHIPVPGINPDRLADLFRQNEGTILSLFNMFSGGALERMSIFALGIMPYISASIIMQLMTAVSPQLEQLKKEGEAGRRKISQYTRYGTVVLALVQAIGMSIGLAGQGVAFTGDFGFHFVAVSTFVAGAMFMMWLGEQITERGVGNGISMLIFSGIVAGLPRAIGQSFESARQGDINIFALVAIGLLAVAIIGFVVFIERGQRRIAVHYAKRQQGRKVFAAQTSHLPLKVNMAGVIPAIFASSILLFPASLGAWFGQSEGMGWLQDISQSIAPGQPLNILLFSAGIIFFCFFYTALMFNPKDVAENLKKSGAFIPGIRPGEQSARYIDGVLTRLTMFGALYMTAVCLLPQFLVVAANVPFYLGGTSLLIVVVVVMDFMSQVQSHLVSHQYESLMKKANLKGYGSGMLR, encoded by the coding sequence ATGGCTAAGCAAGGTGCTCTCTCTGCGCTCGGCAAAGGCGGTATGTCTGAACTCTGGGCTCGTCTGCGTTTTCTGTTCCTGGCGATTATCGTCTACCGAATAGGCGCACACATCCCGGTTCCAGGTATCAACCCGGACCGACTCGCGGACCTGTTTCGACAGAATGAGGGGACCATTCTTAGCTTGTTCAACATGTTTTCCGGCGGCGCGCTGGAGCGGATGAGTATCTTTGCACTGGGGATCATGCCGTACATTTCGGCATCGATCATCATGCAACTGATGACCGCCGTCAGCCCGCAGCTGGAACAGTTGAAGAAGGAAGGTGAAGCTGGCCGTCGCAAGATCAGCCAGTACACCCGCTACGGCACTGTCGTCCTCGCTCTCGTCCAGGCTATTGGCATGTCCATTGGTCTGGCGGGGCAGGGCGTTGCGTTCACTGGTGACTTTGGCTTCCATTTCGTCGCGGTATCCACTTTTGTGGCTGGTGCGATGTTCATGATGTGGCTGGGTGAGCAGATTACTGAGCGTGGTGTTGGCAACGGTATCTCGATGTTGATTTTTTCGGGTATCGTCGCCGGTCTTCCGAGAGCGATCGGGCAGTCTTTCGAGTCTGCACGTCAGGGTGATATCAACATCTTCGCCCTGGTTGCCATCGGTTTGCTGGCAGTAGCGATTATCGGTTTCGTGGTGTTCATTGAGCGTGGCCAGCGTCGTATTGCTGTTCACTACGCCAAGCGTCAGCAGGGCCGTAAGGTCTTCGCTGCGCAGACCAGCCACTTGCCGCTGAAGGTGAACATGGCCGGTGTTATTCCGGCTATTTTCGCGAGCAGCATTTTGCTGTTCCCGGCTTCGTTGGGTGCCTGGTTCGGTCAGTCTGAAGGTATGGGCTGGTTGCAGGACATCTCGCAGTCGATCGCTCCTGGTCAGCCGTTGAATATTCTGCTGTTTAGTGCAGGGATTATTTTCTTCTGCTTCTTCTATACGGCGTTGATGTTCAATCCGAAAGACGTAGCGGAAAACCTGAAGAAGTCCGGTGCCTTTATTCCGGGCATCCGTCCAGGTGAGCAGTCTGCGCGCTACATTGATGGCGTTCTGACTCGCTTGACCATGTTCGGTGCTCTTTACATGACGGCCGTCTGCCTGTTGCCCCAGTTCCTGGTGGTTGCAGCAAACGTACCGTTCTACCTTGGCGGGACCTCGTTGCTGATCGTGGTCGTGGTTGTGATGGACTTCATGTCCCAAGTACAATCGCACCTCGTTTCGCACCAGTACGAATCCCTGATGAAGAAAGCCAACCTGAAGGGTTACGGCAGCGGCATGTTGCGCTGA
- a CDS encoding DNA-directed RNA polymerase subunit alpha encodes MQISVNEFLTPRHIDVQVVSPTRAKITLEPLERGFGHTLGNALRRILLSSMPGCAVVEAEIDGVLHEYSAIEGVQEDVIEILLNLKGLAIKLHGRDEVTLTLSKKGSGVVTAADIQLDHDVEIVNPDHVIANLASNGALNMKLTVARGRGYEPADSRQSDEDESRSIGRLQLDSSFSPVRRIAYVVENARVEQRTNLDKLVIDLETNGTLDPEEAIRRAATILQQQLAAFVDLKGDSEPVVVEQEDEIDPILLRPVDDLELTVRSANCLKAENIYYIGDLIQRTEVELLKTPNLGKKSLTEIKDVLASRGLSLGMRLDNWPPASLKKDDKATA; translated from the coding sequence ATGCAGATTTCGGTAAATGAGTTCCTGACACCCCGCCATATTGATGTGCAGGTTGTCAGTCCAACCCGCGCCAAGATCACACTCGAGCCTCTCGAGCGTGGTTTCGGCCACACCCTGGGCAACGCGCTGCGCCGCATCCTGTTGTCCTCAATGCCCGGCTGTGCAGTAGTCGAGGCCGAGATTGACGGTGTGCTCCACGAGTACAGCGCCATCGAAGGTGTACAGGAAGACGTAATTGAAATCCTGTTGAACCTTAAAGGTCTGGCTATCAAGCTGCACGGTCGAGACGAAGTTACGCTGACCTTGTCGAAGAAGGGTTCGGGGGTGGTTACCGCTGCCGATATTCAGCTGGATCATGATGTCGAGATCGTTAACCCCGATCACGTAATCGCTAACCTGGCGTCTAACGGCGCCCTGAACATGAAGCTCACCGTAGCTCGTGGTCGTGGTTATGAACCGGCAGACTCGCGTCAGAGCGATGAAGACGAAAGCCGCAGCATCGGTCGCTTGCAGCTTGACTCTTCGTTCAGCCCGGTTCGCCGTATCGCATACGTGGTGGAAAACGCCCGTGTCGAACAGCGTACTAACCTGGACAAGCTGGTTATTGATCTGGAAACCAACGGTACCCTGGATCCTGAAGAGGCTATTCGCCGTGCTGCAACCATTCTGCAACAGCAGTTGGCTGCGTTCGTCGATCTCAAAGGTGACAGTGAGCCAGTGGTTGTCGAGCAGGAAGACGAGATCGATCCGATCCTGCTTCGCCCGGTTGACGATCTGGAACTGACTGTACGTTCGGCTAACTGCCTTAAGGCGGAAAACATCTACTACATCGGCGACCTGATTCAGCGTACCGAAGTAGAGCTGTTGAAGACTCCGAACCTTGGCAAGAAATCCTTGACTGAAATCAAGGACGTTCTGGCCTCCCGCGGTCTGTCCCTCGGCATGCGCCTCGACAACTGGCCGCCTGCAAGTCTTAAGAAGGACGACAAGGCGACTGCCTGA
- the rplQ gene encoding 50S ribosomal protein L17, protein MRHRKSGRHLSRTSSHRKAMFQNMAVSLFEHELIKTTLPKAKELRRVAEPLITLAKTDSLANRRLAFDRTRSKAIVGKLFNDLGKRYATREGGYLRILKCGFRAGDNAPMAYVELVDRAVGGEAVSAE, encoded by the coding sequence ATGCGTCATCGTAAAAGTGGTCGTCACCTGAGCCGCACCAGCTCGCACCGCAAGGCCATGTTTCAAAACATGGCGGTGTCGCTGTTCGAGCACGAGCTGATCAAAACTACACTGCCAAAAGCCAAAGAACTGCGCCGCGTTGCTGAGCCGCTGATCACTTTGGCCAAGACAGACAGCCTGGCTAACCGCCGTCTGGCTTTCGACCGTACTCGTTCGAAAGCTATCGTTGGTAAGCTCTTCAACGACCTGGGCAAGCGTTACGCTACCCGTGAGGGTGGCTACCTGCGCATCCTCAAGTGCGGTTTCCGCGCTGGCGACAACGCGCCTATGGCGTACGTCGAGTTGGTTGATCGTGCTGTCGGCGGTGAAGCTGTATCCGCTGAGTAA
- the rpmJ gene encoding 50S ribosomal protein L36 yields the protein MKVRASVKKLCRNCKIIRREGVVRVICSAEPRHKQRQG from the coding sequence ATGAAAGTTCGTGCATCGGTGAAAAAGCTGTGCCGTAACTGCAAGATTATTCGCCGCGAAGGTGTTGTTCGAGTAATTTGCAGCGCGGAACCGCGTCACAAACAGCGCCAAGGCTGA
- the rpsK gene encoding 30S ribosomal protein S11 codes for MAKPAARPRKKVKKTVVDGIAHIHASFNNTIVTITDRQGNALSWATSGGSGFRGSRKSTPFAAQVAAERAGQAALEYGLKNLDVNVKGPGPGRESAVRALNGCGYKIASITDVTPIPHNGCRPPKKRRV; via the coding sequence ATGGCAAAACCTGCTGCTCGTCCTCGTAAAAAAGTTAAAAAGACAGTGGTTGATGGCATCGCCCACATCCATGCTTCTTTTAACAACACCATCGTGACCATCACCGACCGTCAAGGTAACGCTCTTTCCTGGGCTACCTCCGGTGGTTCGGGTTTCCGCGGTTCCCGCAAGTCCACCCCGTTCGCTGCTCAAGTAGCTGCTGAACGTGCTGGTCAAGCTGCGCTGGAATACGGCCTGAAAAACCTCGACGTTAACGTCAAAGGTCCAGGTCCAGGTCGTGAATCCGCAGTCCGCGCTTTGAACGGCTGTGGCTACAAGATCGCCAGCATCACCGACGTGACGCCAATCCCGCACAACGGGTGCCGTCCGCCGAAGAAGCGCCGCGTGTAA
- the rpsM gene encoding 30S ribosomal protein S13 has protein sequence MARIAGVNIPDNKHTVISLTYIYGVGRTTAQKICAVTGVNPAAKIKDLSDEQIEQLRGEVAKFTTEGDLRREINMKIKRLMDLGCYRGLRHRRGLPVRGQRTKTNARTRKGPRKPIRK, from the coding sequence ATGGCCCGTATTGCAGGCGTTAACATTCCAGATAACAAGCATACTGTTATCTCGCTGACCTACATCTATGGTGTTGGTCGCACTACTGCACAGAAAATTTGTGCAGTGACTGGGGTAAACCCAGCGGCAAAGATCAAAGATCTGAGCGACGAGCAGATTGAACAGCTGCGTGGCGAAGTGGCGAAGTTCACCACTGAAGGTGACCTGCGTCGCGAAATCAACATGAAAATCAAGCGTTTGATGGACCTCGGTTGCTATCGCGGTCTGCGTCATCGTCGTGGTCTGCCAGTACGCGGTCAGCGTACCAAGACCAACGCGCGTACCCGTAAAGGTCCGCGTAAGCCGATCCGCAAGTAA
- a CDS encoding catalase: protein MSQNKTLTTASGAPVADNQNSRSAGPRGPLLLDDFHLIEKLAHFNRENIPERRVHAKGSGAYGTFTVTRDITQYTSAKLFESVGKQTPTFLRFSTVGGERGSADTERDPRGFALKFYTEEGNWDIVGNNTPVFFIRDPLKFPDFIHTQKRLPQSNLKSAQMMWDFWSHSPEALHQVTILFSDRGIPDGYRHMHGFGSHTYSLINANGERHWVKWHYKTKQGIKNLAPAEAARLAGTDPDYAQRDLFGAIERGDFPKWSVNIQIMTEAQASTHYENPFDVTKTWSQKEFPLIEVGELELNRNPLNYFAEVEQAAFGPSNMVPGVGLSPDRMLQGRVFAYADAHRYRVGTNHQQLPVNAPRSPVNTYQRDGSMAFGSNGGAAPNYEPNSYVESPKQAPHYAEPALALSGAADRYDHREDTDYYSHAGALFRLMNDEQKALLINNIAGAMAGVSGDVVDRQLQHFFKADPAYGEGIAKALGVQLNEV, encoded by the coding sequence ATGAGCCAAAACAAAACACTTACGACCGCCAGTGGCGCTCCTGTCGCCGACAACCAGAATTCCCGCTCCGCCGGCCCTCGTGGCCCTCTGCTGCTCGACGATTTCCACCTGATCGAGAAGCTTGCCCACTTCAACCGTGAAAACATCCCGGAGCGTCGCGTACACGCCAAAGGCTCGGGTGCTTACGGCACGTTCACTGTGACTCGCGATATCACTCAATACACCAGTGCCAAGCTGTTTGAGTCTGTCGGCAAACAAACCCCGACCTTCCTGCGATTCTCCACCGTGGGTGGCGAGCGCGGCTCGGCTGACACCGAGCGTGATCCACGTGGTTTTGCCCTGAAGTTCTACACCGAGGAAGGCAACTGGGACATCGTCGGCAACAACACGCCGGTGTTCTTCATCCGTGATCCGCTGAAATTCCCTGACTTTATCCACACCCAGAAGCGTCTGCCGCAAAGCAACCTGAAAAGCGCGCAGATGATGTGGGATTTCTGGTCGCATTCGCCTGAGGCGCTGCACCAGGTCACTATCCTGTTTTCGGATCGCGGCATCCCTGACGGTTACCGTCACATGCACGGCTTCGGCAGCCACACCTACAGCTTGATCAACGCCAATGGCGAGCGTCACTGGGTGAAGTGGCACTATAAAACCAAGCAAGGGATCAAGAACCTCGCTCCGGCAGAAGCGGCGCGCCTGGCCGGCACCGATCCGGATTACGCACAACGTGACCTGTTCGGCGCCATTGAGCGCGGTGACTTCCCGAAATGGAGTGTCAACATTCAGATCATGACCGAGGCTCAGGCCTCGACTCACTATGAGAACCCGTTTGACGTGACCAAGACCTGGTCGCAGAAAGAGTTCCCGTTGATCGAAGTGGGCGAGCTTGAGCTCAACCGCAATCCGCTGAACTACTTCGCTGAAGTCGAGCAGGCCGCGTTCGGTCCGAGCAACATGGTCCCAGGCGTCGGCCTGTCACCTGACCGCATGCTGCAGGGGCGTGTGTTCGCTTACGCGGATGCCCACCGGTACCGTGTGGGCACCAATCACCAGCAGCTGCCAGTGAATGCACCTCGCAGTCCGGTCAACACTTACCAGCGCGATGGTTCGATGGCGTTTGGCAGTAATGGCGGTGCGGCGCCGAACTACGAGCCGAACAGCTACGTTGAATCACCGAAACAGGCACCGCACTACGCGGAACCTGCCTTGGCCTTGAGCGGCGCGGCTGACCGTTACGATCATCGCGAAGATACCGACTACTACAGTCACGCGGGTGCGCTGTTCCGTCTGATGAACGATGAGCAGAAAGCGCTGCTGATCAACAACATTGCCGGTGCAATGGCTGGGGTTTCCGGCGACGTGGTTGATCGTCAGCTACAGCATTTCTTCAAGGCCGATCCGGCTTATGGAGAAGGCATCGCGAAGGCGTTGGGCGTACAGCTTAACGAAGTCTAA
- the rplO gene encoding 50S ribosomal protein L15, translating into MKLNDLSPAPGSRREKHRPGRGIGSGLGKTGGRGHKGQTSRSGGTIAPGFEGGQQPLHRRLPKFGFVSLKAMDRAEVRLSELAKVEGDIVTVQSLKDANVINVNVQRVKIMLSGEVTRAVTIGKGIGATKGARAAIEAAGGKFEE; encoded by the coding sequence GTCGCGAAAAGCATCGTCCGGGCCGTGGTATCGGTAGCGGTTTGGGTAAGACTGGTGGCCGTGGTCACAAAGGTCAAACCTCCCGCTCCGGTGGCACCATTGCTCCAGGCTTTGAAGGCGGTCAACAGCCGCTGCATCGTCGCCTGCCGAAGTTTGGTTTCGTTTCCCTGAAAGCCATGGACCGCGCAGAAGTGCGTCTGTCCGAGCTGGCTAAAGTGGAAGGCGACATCGTCACCGTGCAGTCCCTGAAAGATGCCAACGTGATCAACGTCAACGTTCAGCGTGTGAAAATCATGCTGTCCGGCGAAGTTACTCGCGCTGTCACCATCGGAAAGGGAATCGGCGCCACCAAAGGTGCGCGTGCGGCTATCGAAGCAGCTGGCGGCAAGTTCGAGGAATAA